The Plasmodium brasilianum strain Bolivian I chromosome 11, whole genome shotgun sequence nucleotide sequence catgaaaaatacatgattataaaatatttaggaCAAGCAAATCAAAAAAGTGTAtttgtcatttttatttaaactaaaaaaaaaaaaaagaagacatTTTAAATCgcgttttttttgttttgtttttgtctaaatttttttaaattatatatattttacataaaataacctttataatttccttttattttctttttctcttttttttattttttttttatgggcatttaaaaattataatgatgaaaaatttGAGTAAGAATAGTAGCACGGAAACAGATGGCCTTTCGGTTAACATAAATAACAGCAATGATTTTAGCAGAGTTTtacatgaaataaaattaaagcagaacgaatatgaaaaaaagaaaagtaagaAAAATACGCAACCCAAAATAAAATCCAAAAATGTTAATGACAGTGACAAGGATAAcacaattttgaaaaaagagtCAGAGAGGAAtgcaacaaaaaataaaagaaatcttagcaaaaacaaaagtaaagaaaaatatgtgcAAAAACAAAAGAGTGAACAGAACATAAAGAAAACAAATTTGTATGATACACCAATTTTTCCTCGTATTAACTCTTTAATTTTAGATCATGAAAAGGAGGAATGCAACAATGCAGAATATTCagataataacaaaaatgcagtagatgaaaaaataaaaaaaagtaattctaattataaaattgagAAACATAGCATTTACGATATTTATGCACATACTCTAAAAAAGCTATCAATTGAGGATAAAAGTGATCTTTTAAAAGCAAATGACGCAGAGAACTATTAcattaataagaataaaatttcagaaaacaaagaaaacaataaaaatttgcATAAGTCCAAAATTTCTAACAATGCTTCAGATGAAtcatcatttaattttacccAGACATATGACACTATCTACTCAAACACAGAAGCGGAGGAAATAAATCACCAGAAAGATAATGATACAAAACTTCACCACacaaaacaaacaaaaaaggatTTAGTGCCATCACACCTGAATAACGATAAACGCAATTACAAAGACTTAGAACAATTtcataataagaataatagtTCAAATAATGggaatttttataataatgatgactTGTTTGAAAATTCACATGTAATCAAAGAACATGATAATTATGGCAATGGTGATTCCCATGAAGAGGAACATATAAGAGGAATaggaaaagaacaaaatgcAAAGGAAAGAGGACGAAAATCagataaatatgaatatggAAAAGAAGAGTATTGTGATATTTACAAAGGTAAAGAAAAGTGTAGACCAcaagatataataaaacactCTAATATGGATGAACAAAAATTGCGTGAAAACTCCCAAAGCTTAGATGaaaagagtaaaaataaaatgaatcaTCCAAAATCTTTAGCTAGTGAAGACCTTAAGTTaagaggaaataaaaattccaAAAAAGATCAAATGACATATTTAGCTAATAATTCCTCCTATAATGAAgtagaaaaggaaaataattatttaaacattTCAGATTCGTTGTCCATTGATTACTTacatgaaaatgaaaaggaagaaaagaaaaagaatgaaatgaaaaataaacataatgaaacagttaacaaaaataacGCGGATAACACGATGAATAATTATCCTGATAGTGTTTATGATGAACAGAACTCAGTTGAAacatcattaaaaaattttcccgAAATTAATATGTATCATTCAGTAAATGACCAATtgtaccaaaaaaaaaaaaagggtattCAAAACAGAATATAAACTACCCCAAATCAGATGCAACTACAACAGATTCAGATTATtctattaatgaaaaattagaTATGTCCTACGATCACTTTAAAagtaagaataaaaaaaaattgttttctATTGCAGAAGATTGGGAAAATAAAGAGAAGTTATTAAATGTTGTAAATagtaaaaacattttaaatatcagAAAACTCCTAAGAATAATGAGAGAATTTTATGTCGGATTTATAGGATtacaattaatttattttataacatatcTTTTGTTTAGCAACAATAGCGTTTACCTAATTCAAATTATTTCCATATCTTGTACCTTCTTTTCCCTATTAGATGCTAATTATCATggttatttattaaatggaTTTATTGATATGTGTAtagctatttttttaaatatagctattttacaaaatatagcTGGTTTTAAAAATCTACAGTCTAACgatgttttaaaaaacataaccATATCAAATGTTGTTTTTCTCTATTTCTTTTCCATGTTTTCATTTCTAAAtggttattttatttataaattacattccttagaaagaagaaatattaaatatgttatacaaaatattgaatataaAACAGAAAAGGATTTTTAAATTAGGATATTTCCCTCACATGAGAAGTTGgggtatatttattaaagtatatgttttttttttgttttttttttgttttcctccatttataattattaataaatatgaattcacaaaacaaaaaaataaaatgttgtCTAAATGACCATTATTGTGCAAGACCATTTTGCTGATTAAAaactgttaatttttttacacattatatatatatatatatatatatatatttatatatttatcgtATTTAGCGTACCAATGTGGGGGACCAAATATtgtgttttcttttttttttttgtgataatatttaattttgcaacaattttttattcactgaagtaatataaaagacTTTGACACATCAcatttgtatttaaaaaaaaatataaaagttccttataaattttttcagtTAAAATAGTTTTCATTTTGATTATGAGCATTTCCgtacgtttttttttttttttaatctacATATTCACaaattaacattaaaaataaaacgatGTGAATGCCTACCgctgtattatttatttctgttCAAATAGGTACTTgtatttccaaaaaaaatattctttgcGACtgatgaaatataataaaatttgaataataaaaatacgtatagaatttttttttccttgtgctttttcataatacaattaaaaagTGGACAAAAAAGCATTTCgcttcataaaaatttttgttaactTGAAGGTTaatgtttttgttttatctgaacagtaaaacaaaaaaaaaaaaaatctgcacatttatgtattttttctcattttacTAATATTGACATATACATTACCTGACTTGTTAATACATAATTGCATTTTTCACTAATTCCGTAGAGgtgtatttttttcccttttttttttttttttaaagcaatttttgaaataatatttttcttttactagAAAAATAGCTAGAAAATACTAATTATAACTGAAactcatatacatatttatatatacattactACATGGACAATTACaagtgcattttttttttttttttttcctttgtcaaataacataaaaaatgcagacttaaaaaaggaaaattaaatcaaatagagataatttccaaaaaaaattatgactttttcttgtaatttgttttacatttataagaggacgcaaaataaataagaaaaattctACATCCTTCTCTATATGAAAAACTTTAGCAcatatacaattatataagaattatatgtcaatatatatatttattcgaTTTTTCAAGTCATAACAAGAATCAATTACAAAGTTAATTTTAAACTgcagttaaaaaaaaaaaaaacttgcaaaaaatatatctcaTTCTTGAAGTTTTTTTTGATTACTCCGAAacaactctttttttttaattcttttttctttttttgttttcagcTTGCATGaatttatttctaatttaAAGCTATTTATGTTTCACGAGTTGTGTAAacttataaaacaaaaatataaaaagtgtAATTGactatattaatatactgattagtgtgtgtatgtgtatattatgtgctcatataaatacacatgtattttgttattaaaaGGGTCTTGTGTGGAACATTTCCtttgtaaaaatgtaaaagagAAGTAAAATCTCGAAATAGACAATTCaccaaaaaagaaaaaataagcagcttatttttattgaatatCTATTCACAAAAaggtattaaaatataattaaataatttatatccttctattattattattgttagaACATATAACACTTATACAATATCGAATAttctgttttatatataattatgggagaaatagaaaataacagtcataataatatgaaacaTGATGACAATTTTGGGGtgctaataaaaaaaatatgtaatgaattaaagaaaagggataaaaataaaaatggtttaataacatataatacttTTGTTGACGTAATGGATATATTTCAAATTGAATATGGGAGCACCATCATAGATTATATGATGAAATATTGTGTTGTAACCGAAGATGGATTTGtaaattataagaaattattGCTAATTCATGATCCTtcaaaaacaattaaaaataattctgaATACGTAGAAGAGTCAATAAACcctaaatttatatatatgcaagaTAAATATGATGATACTGATATACGtgtacaagaaaaaaatgagattataagaaaattatattcacaATGGGATAAATGTCTATTAAAAGATGAAGAATTCAAAGCCAAGTTaattaatagaaatattGACATAACTCCAGAATTCGAAAggtctttatatttatatggaCCAAGCAGATCACTAAGTTTTGCAAATGTAAtgaaaacattatatattaacaatagTAGAAACAGAAAAAGTAGGAACAATTttgtaaacaaaataaaggatgaaaaatgtagaaaattaaatattgaCGAAAGTGCTCAACAATGCTTTCAGGAACTCCATAGAAACCCTATAGCGTGGAAAGAACCAAATATTATGGATGTTGATAATGtaattcaaaatattgaagtaatttctaattatttaattgGAAAAGGGAATTTTACCATGAATAAAGAAATCATATCAAAagacttttttaataatacagttaaaaatttaataaaaaattatattactaACAAAATCTCGGAAAATGAATTCTACTTATGCTTATGTAAGCTGAATATATCAGTAACTCCAGAATTAAATAACTTAATTAAATATCATGAATTGGACAGTAATGGAAAATTTAAAGATTTTGCCACAACAATAAATAGATCTATACAAAAGAATACTTCACAGAATTTGCAAAGAGGTATGGAATTAGAAACAgatcaaaaaaatgaagattcAAACACGAAATTTCCCTTTTAATAACTTTCACGACAATAATGTATTGTTTGACATTATcaattataatttacaatCTAGCAACAACGGTATCAATAAACATTAAGCTGTCAAACTATGAAAACAATTAATTCCTAAAAAGGGAAGCAGACAAGTACACGTAACATTTTTACATGTGTAAAAGCTTGAATTATGTTTTTCTCTAAGCGTACAGAAACCTCTGTCTGAAGAATAAATGTCTGTCATTTATTTCTATCTTgtgaaatatatgaaaagagaagaaaaaattgaaatttattatagtttatttttgtattctaaaatatacaaaaatacatgttattaataaatgtatgatCTTTATtgtagaattttttttttttttgtcttaaTGCAagctatatatgtataaatgctttctatataatatttttcatgcGATACCCTGATATTCTTAAAATTCTTTagaattttgtttttatttcttttttattttttgtttatatcaaaattttgaaacatatcaatttaaatgttttctcacatatatatatattat carries:
- a CDS encoding basal complex transmembrane protein 1, producing MKNLSKNSSTETDGLSVNINNSNDFSRVLHEIKLKQNEYEKKKSKKNTQPKIKSKNVNDSDKDNTILKKESERNATKNKRNLSKNKSKEKYVQKQKSEQNIKKTNLYDTPIFPRINSLILDHEKEECNNAEYSDNNKNAVDEKIKKSNSNYKIEKHSIYDIYAHTLKKLSIEDKSDLLKANDAENYYINKNKISENKENNKNLHKSKISNNASDESSFNFTQTYDTIYSNTEAEEINHQKDNDTKLHHTKQTKKDLVPSHLNNDKRNYKDLEQFHNKNNSSNNGNFYNNDDLFENSHVIKEHDNYGNGDSHEEEHIRGIGKEQNAKERGRKSDKYEYGKEEYCDIYKGKEKCRPQDIIKHSNMDEQKLRENSQSLDEKSKNKMNHPKSLASEDLKLRGNKNSKKDQMTYLANNSSYNEVEKENNYLNISDSLSIDYLHENEKEEKKKNEMKNKHNETVNKNNADNTMNNYPDSVYDEQNSVETSLKNFPEINMYHSNINYPKSDATTTDSDYSINEKLDMSYDHFKSKNKKKLFSIAEDWENKEKLLNVVNSKNILNIRKLLRIMREFYVGFIGLQLIYFITYLLFSNNSVYLIQIISISCTFFSLLDANYHGYLLNGFIDMCIAIFLNIAILQNIAGFKNLQSNDVLKNITISNVVFLYFFSMFSFLNGYFIYKLHSLERRNIKYVIQNIEYKTEKDF